One genomic segment of Halorhodospira halophila includes these proteins:
- a CDS encoding FitA-like ribbon-helix-helix domain-containing protein, whose amino-acid sequence MSSISVRRLDKETIERLRAQADRHGISMEEEVRRILRSAVSEPERLGDLAQATFGPKYGVELELPGHDPHEPCAPER is encoded by the coding sequence ATGAGCAGCATCAGCGTCCGCCGCTTGGATAAAGAGACGATCGAGCGCTTGCGCGCCCAAGCAGACCGGCATGGCATATCCATGGAGGAGGAGGTGCGGCGCATCCTGCGGTCGGCGGTCTCGGAGCCGGAGCGCCTGGGCGATCTCGCTCAGGCTACGTTCGGCCCGAAGTACGGCGTAGAACTTGAACTCCCAGGCCATGACCCGCACGAGCCATGTGCGCCGGAACGATGA